From Alosa sapidissima isolate fAloSap1 chromosome 7, fAloSap1.pri, whole genome shotgun sequence, the proteins below share one genomic window:
- the LOC121713768 gene encoding ABC transporter F family member 4-like produces the protein MILSVFSLQEEAIYTDLPFRLDLSQQQMDRFFSPPSVSKNKLIQLSSHKIHPAVDQLSVQTMDESDDSHEEVKSSVQTVDMATVLEAMNHEKQLDAIRAELQMEPVVAEEAYANSQQCLSANQFTPSPCPSLPSSHGAETASSDTDTEGSTSASTSQEEDYEQPTGYYNKYQNLLNEAMMPPPAPSPLSYTLSDFSDSSEDGSDCSSVSSEESFTGYDTSDSDPPVSSPVRPKHVPDREHGKRDSDPPVSSPVRPKHVPDREHGKRDEKQSDVQTQMEEGKPRRWQIRMEERELKRQTKGEKQPRWRADLLDPQELQELRERWIQRQLEKEATLKQKFLKWLPKVKPGERNKFKYVLKPPGRISIFIDKCLKMRRLGEGRTKKKKKQKSKKKEGNEEDKEVKDKNKEKYEEKYEEDGEDEEEEEEEAKKPGFFAKLLGKKKKKKDINCDQEHLEEETGVSGTTEEEREETALATKRSQKKPGFLSKLFGKRKNKRKGYQEQLEEEAEWLRMTQI, from the exons ATGATTTTGAGCGTATTCTCTCTTCAGGAAGAGGCTATTTACACTG atTTACCATTTAGGTTGGACTTGAGTCAGCAGCAGATGGATAGATTCTTCTCTCCACCCAGTGTTTCAAAAAATAAATTGATACAACTGTCCAGTCATAAAATACATCCTGCCGTG GACCAACTCTCTGTCCAAACAATGGATGAGAGCGATGATTCTCATGAAGAGGTCAAATCCAGTGTCCAGACAGTGGACATGGCTACTGTTTTGGAAGCCATGAATCATGAGAAGCAGCTAGATGCCATTAGAGCAGAGCTTCAGATGGAGCCTGTGGTAGCTGAGGAG GCCTATGCAAACTCTCAGCAATGCCTCAGTGCAAATCAATTCACTCCCTCCCCCTGTCCCTCCCTTCCATCCTCCCATGGAGCCGAGACTGCATCCAGTGATACGGATACGGAGGGCTCCACATCGGCTTCCACCTCCCAGGAGGAAGACTATGAGCAGCCTACTGGATATTATAACAAATATCAGAACCTTCTCAATGAAGCCATGATGCCCCCTCCTGcaccctctcctctgtcctatACACTGTCTGACTTCAGTGATTCTTCAGAGGATGGATCAGATTGCTCATCTGTCAGTAGTGAGGAGTCTTTTACCGGGTATGACACAAGTGACTCTGATCCTCCTGTGTCTAGTCCAGTTAGGCCCAAGCATGTGCCCGACAGAGAGCATGGGAAACGTGACTCTGATCCTCCTGTGTCTAGTCCAGTTAGGCCCAAGCATGTGCCCGACAGAGAGCATGGGAAACGTGACGAGAAGCAATCTGATGTGCAGACACAGATGGAGGAAGGCAAACCGAGACGGTGGCAAATCAGGATGGAGGAACGAGAACTAAAACGGCAGACAAAAGGAGAGAAGCAGCCGAGATGGAGAGCTGATCTGTTGGACCCGCAGGAACTACAGGAACTGCGTGAACGGTGGATCCAGAGGCAATTAGAGAAAGAAGCAACTCTGAAACAAAAATTCCTGAAGTGGCTGCCCAAAGTAAAACCAGGTGAGAGGAACAAATTTAAGTATGTTCTGAAACCACCAGGCAGGATTTCGATCTTCATAGACAAATGCCTTAAGATGAGGCGTTTAGGAGAAGGAAGAacgaagaaaaagaagaagcagAAAAGTAAGAAGAAAGAAGGGAATgaggaggacaaggaggtgaaggaCAAGAACAAGGAGAAGTACGAGGAGAAGTACGAGGAGGAcggggaggatgaggaggaggaggaggaggaggctaaAAAGCCAGGGTTCTTTGCTAAGCTCTtggggaaaaagaaaaagaagaaagacaTAAATTGTGACCAGGAGCACTTAGAAGAGGAGACAGGAGTGTCTGGAAcaacagaagaagagagagaggaaacagcaCTGGCCACAAAAAGGAGCCAGAAAAAGCCAGGCTTTCTTTCAAAGCTTTTTGGCAAAAGAAAAAATAAGAGGAAAGGATATCAGGAGCAGTTAGAGGAGGAGGCAGAATGGCTCAGAATGACACAAATATGA